The region ATGAGTAAACTTTGGGGCGGCCGTTTCGCCAAAAACACTGACGTAATGGTGGAGGAGTTTACCTCCTCCATTTCTTTTGACAGTCGCCTGTACCGCCAGGACATTGCCGGCAGTATTGCCCATGCCAAAATGCTGGCTCAATGCGGGATCATCAGCCAAGAGGACGCTACGCTCATAATTGATGGCCTAAACGGGATTCTGGCCGATATTGAGGCCGGAAAATTTAGTTTTGAAGTAGCTTTGGAAGACATTCATATGAATATTGAAAAGCGCTTAACCGAGCGTATCGGTGCGGCCGGCGGCCGGCTGCATACCGCCCGCAGCCGTAACGATCAGGTGGCGTTGGATACTCATATGTATGTGCGCGAGCAAGTGGCGGAGATTGCCAAACTGTTGTTTGACTTAGAGCAGGCTGTTATTGATACGGCTGAGCGGTATCCTGACGTTATCATGCCAGGCTATACCCATTTGCAGCGGGCGCAGCCCATTTTGTTCGCCCACCACATGATGGCCTATTTCTTTATGTTTGAACGCGATTTCCGGCGGTTGAGCGGCGTATGGGAGTCGGCGGACATCATGCCGCTCGGCGCCGGTGCGTTAGCCGGTACTACGTTTCCTATCGACCGTGAGTTTGTGGCCCGCGAGCTCAAGTTTAGCCGTATTTACGAAAATAGCCTTGATGCTGTTAGTGACCGCGACTATATCCTTGAATTTTTGTCTTTTGCTTCCATCTTGATGATGCACCTCAGCCGTTTGAGCGAAGAAATCATTTTGTGGTCGTCAACCGAGTTTTCCTTTATTGAGCTTGATGATGCCCATTGTACCGGTTCAAGCATTATGCCGCAGAAAAAAAATCCGGACGTTGCCGAATTGGTACGGGGCAAGGCCGGCAGAGTGTTTGGCCACCTTATGGCTATGCTGACGGTGGCCAAAGGTTTGCCGCTGGCTTACAATAAAGACTTGCAGGAAGATAAAGAAGGGCTGTTTGATACCATTGATACCGTCAAATTCAGCCTGACAGTATATGCCGCCATGCTGCGGGGTATGAGGGTTAATGGCGGCATAATGCGCCAAGCGCTGAAAACCGACTTTTCCAATGCCACCGACATGGCCGACTATTTAGTTAAAAAAGGGTTACCCTTCCGGCAGGCGCATGAAGTTGTCGGTAAATGCGTAGCCTATTGTTTAGGAAAGCAAAAAACGCTTACTGATTTGACATTGCAAGAATTTCAACAATTTTCACCGTTATTTGCGTCAGATATTTTAGATGCCATTACCGTAGAAACATGTGTAGCATCCCGTAATTCCTTGGGTGGCACATCGCCCATTCAGGTCGGACAAGCTGTTACTGTCGCCAGGTCCATTATGGATAAACAGCAAAAACGCCTTGACATGTATACAAAAATCACACTATAATATCCATAAATATACAAACCCTAAGGAGGCCTGTTAACATGACAGACATTGCTGTTACACTGGCTGATAAACGCGGTACGCTTTCCTCAGACGACAAACTAGGCTTTGGCAAGATTTTTACCGACCACATGTTTGTAATGGATTATGTCACTGGCAAAGGCTGGCATAATCCCCGCATAGTCCCGTATGGTAATATTGACATATCACCCGCGGCTATGGTACTGCACTACGGTCAGGCCATTTTTGAAGGCATGAAAGCTTTTCGCACCGAAGATAACCGTGTTGTTATGTACCGCCCGCTTGATCACTTAAAGCGTTTCAACAATTCGGCCGATATTTTATCCATTCCTTTGATGGACCTTGATTTGGTGCATGAAGGTCTAAGAAAACTTATTGAAATTGATAAGCGTTGGGTGCCCCAATCACTGGGGACTTCGCTTTATATCCGCCCGTTCGTAATTTCTGTTGATCCGTATGTTGGCGTAAAAGTAGCAGACCAATACACGATGTATATCATTTTATCGCCTGTCGGCGCTTACTATGCTTCAGGCTTTAAGCCGGTAAAAATCAAGGTTGAAGAACATTATGTACGGGCAGTAAAAGGCGGTCTGGGCGAAGCCAAAACTCCGGCCAACTATGCCGCCAGCCTTAAAGCTTCGGAAGAAGCCAAGAAAGAAGGCTTTACCCAGGTGCTATGGCTGGACGCTATTGAACAAAAATATATTGAAGAAGTTGGGACGATGAACATCTTCTTCAAGATTGATGACGAAATAATTACTCCGGCGCTAAACGGCAGTATCTTAAACGGCATTACCCGCCGTTCGGTTATTGAAGTTGCCAAAGATTGGGGAATGAAAGTAACCGAACGCCGTATTTCCATCGATGAAGTGTTTGAAGCCCATGAACGGGGTCATTTGCAGGAAGTATTCGGTTCCGGAACGGCGGCGGTTATTTCTCCGGTTGGCGAATTGTCCTGGAAAGGCAAACGCATTATTGTTAATAATAACCAAACTGGTGAGACTTCGCAGAAACTGTTTGATTGCATTACCGGCATTCAGCAAGGCCGCGTAGCCGACAAGTTCGGCTGGGTTGAAGAAGTAACTAAATTATAAGATACCCTTACGGTACACTACTGCATGATTAGGCTTGTGCCCAGGCACAAGCCTAGTTTTATATTAACCGGCTCATGTACATTGGACTTTTTTATTTAATTATTTTTATAACAATATATTACGCAAAAAGGTTTTCATAGTATTGGGTAGAATAAGAGTATAGTTATATGATGAATTTTACTCCTGTTTCGAGGTGTGGCAGGCATGTTATTACAAATACGGGGCATAATTTCTACAATTAGTTTCCTTGATATTATCGATATTGTCATCGTAGCCTACTTCTTGTACAAATTCTACTTTATGATTAAAGATACCCGGGCGGTAGCGCTATTAAAAGGGCTCGTTGTGCTGCTCCTGGCAACTTTAGTCAGCAAATGGCTGGGGCTTAATGTTATTAATTGGCTGTTGCAAAAAACCATGACGGTTGTGCTGGTAGCCTTGCCGGTAGTTTTTCAGCCTGAACTAAGGCGGGCGCTCGAACAATTAGGACGGGGACGCTTCTTCCGCGACGGTGCCCTGTTAAATGCCGAAGAAAAGGAAACATTGTTTGAAGAACTGGCCAGGACGGTCACAGGACTCTCTAAGAATAAAATTGGAGCGCTGATGGTGCTTGAACGGGAAACCGGGCTTAACGACTACATTGAAACAGGCATAAAAGTGGATGGGTTGGTGTCAAGCGAATTCTTAATTAACATTTTTATTCCCAACACTCCGCTTCACGATGGCGCTGTTATCATCCGCGGCAACCGGGTGCAGGCGGCAGGTTGTCTTTTGCCGCTGTCCGATGACCGGAGCCTTAACAAGGAACTTGGTACCCGGCACCGGGCGGCCATTGGCATCAGTGAACAGACTGATGCTGTCGTAATTGTTGTCAGCGAAGAGACCGGCATTATTTCGCTGGCGCGTGGCGGCAGGCTGCATAGGTATCTGGACGCCGAAAAACTCAAGGAACATCTTGCACCACTGTTTGTGGCTAAAACTTCGTCGCTTAGCGACCTATTTAGCTGGAGGCCGTCATAATGCTGGACAAGTTTTTTAAGATGCCGGGAAAAACTAAAAATATTACTCCGAAAATTTTGGCCGTAATACTGGCGGTAGTGTTGTGGCTGTATGTTATGAATGAACAAAACCCGCCGATTGAATCATCGTTTACTATTCCGCTGGAGGTGCGCAACGCGGCGACCACTTTTGTAATAAGCGAAATGCCGGAAACAGCCAGAATAAAAGTACGCGGCCCGCGCAGCACTGTAGCCGGCCTGCTCACTCAGGACCTTAAGGCCTATGTTGATGTCAAAGGGCTTAGCGAAGGACGCCACAATGTCAAAGTTAACGCGGCTTTACCTCCTAATTTGGAGTTGATTGAAATCAATCCGGAGAAAGTACAACTAAGGCTTGATACCATTATCAGCCGCAATGTGGCGGTCGCGGTTAGACTAACTGGTACGCCGGCTAAAGCCGCAACTGTGAGTAAAGTTGCTTCGGCTAATGAACAAGTCACTATTGAAGGTCCGAAAAATGTTGTAGATACTGTGGAAAAAGTGGCAGCCGCGGTAGATTTATCAGGCAAAAATGCTGATTTTACAATAGATGCGCCGCTTATTCCGGTTAACCGTGAAGGCAAAGAAGTCGAAGGGCTTACTATCTATCCGGAAAAAACACGGGTAATGGTTAGTCTGGTATCAGGGACAAACAAAAAGCTGCTTGATGTAAAACCGGTAACTCAGGGGCAATTGCCACAAGACTTGGTGATTAAGAGTATTGTAACTCAACCGGATAAGGTGGAAATAAAAGAAACTGTGCCGGGCAAGGGTGTTGATAAGCTTGAGGCTATTTATACCGAACCAATCAATCTCAACGACATTAGCAAAGATACCAGCAGGGAAGTTAAAATCCAACTGCCGCAAGGCTTAACAGCCACACCGACCACGGTAACGGTCACCATCAAAGTCGGGCCCCGTTAAAGGAGATAAGAGATATTGCTTAAAATCAGCAACTTTCGTGTGCCGCTGACTGATGAAACCCCGCTGGAGCGGTTGGTAGCCAGACGGTTAGACCTATCACCTGACGTTCTTGGTCAGATAGTGATTATTCGCCGGGCTGTTGACGCCCGGCGAAAAAACAATATAAATTTTGTTTATACAATTGAGGTTGATGTCAAAATTCCGCCAGGTCAGGTGTTGGCCCGCTTATCAGCCGATAAAGATGTCACACTGGTTGTTCCGCCAGCCCAAGAGGATATTGTTCCAGGCGATAAACTGCTGCAGAGTCGCCCGGTAGTGGCAGGCGCGGGACCGGCCGGTTTATTTGCCGCGTATATGCTGGCCAAATTCGGCTACAGGCCGCTGTTAATTGAACGGGGACGGGATGTAGACCGGCGCGCCCGCGATATAGCTGATTTTTGGCGTACCGGACAGCTTGATGAAGTCAGTAATGTCCAGTTCGGTGAAGGCGGCGCCGGTACTTTTTCTGACGGCAAGCTTACGACGCGGGTGACCGACCCGCGTATGGCCGAGGTCCTTGACATTATGGTTGCCGCCGGTGCCCCGCCTGAGATCAAATACCTTCATAGACCCCATATTGGCACTGACAGACTGCGGAAAGTTGTCAAAAACATCCGCTCTCAGGTAATAGATATGGGCGGGCAAGTTGAATTTGAAGCCAGATTATCGGCCATTGAAACTAAAGCCGGCAAGCTTGCCGGCATAACGATCAATGACAATCGCTACCTGCCGTGTGACGCGCTGTTTCTGGCCATTGGCCACAGTGCCCGCGACACTTATCAAATGCTGCACCTTGCAAACATAGCTATTGAAGCTAAGCCGTTTGCCGTCGGTGTCCGCATTGAACACCCGCAGGAATTGATCGATAAGGCCCAATATGGTGTAGCCGCCGGCCATCCCAAGCTGGGGGCTGCCGACTATGCCCTGGTGTACCAGGATAAGGCCTCAGGCCGGGCGGCCTATTCTTTCTGTATGTGCCCAGGCGGCTTGGTAGTAGCTGCCGCCTCCGAGGCCGGCGGCGTAGTAACCAATGGCATGAGTCTTTACAGCCGCGATTCAGGTTTGGCTAACAGTGCGTTGGTTGTTAATGTCAATCCGGCTGATTATGGACCGCACGTACTTGACGGCATTGAGTTTCAACGCTGCTATGAACGATTGGCGTTCGCTTTGGGAGGGCGGAACTATACCGCACCCGCCCAGACGGTAGGCGATTTTCTGACCGGAAAGAGCGGCAATACTAAGTATTTAGTATTGCCCAGCTATCGTCCCGCAGTTAAGCCGGCTGACCTCAGGCAGTGTCTGCCTGATTTTGTTGCGTCTACGCTGGCGAAAGCTTTGCCGGATTTTGGCCGCAAGATTAGAGGTTTTGACCATCCCGCTGCAGTACTTACCGGGGTTGAGACCAGGACATCGGCGCCTGTCAGAATCATTCGCAGTCAGGACTTTGTCTCAGTCAACACGGCCGGCTTATATCCGATTGGTGAGGGCGCAGGCTACGCTGGCGGTATTATGAGCGCTGCTCTTGACGGTATGAACGCGGCAATAAGTTTTATCCGGGAATATAGTTTACGCTAGTGGTCATTGCGAGCGCTAGCGAAGCAATCTCTAACCCTAAACCGTAAAATTTGAAAGGGGCATTTACATACATGGGGAGACTTTTTGGTACTGACGGCGTGCGTGGCTTGGCCAACGCCGAACTTACGCCCGAACTGGCTTTTAAACTGGGCCGGGCGGCAACATACTATTTCGGGCGCGAGCATAACAGACCGGTTTTCTATATAGGACGCGATACCCGCATTTCCGGTCATATGCTGGAAGCGTCCCTAGCTGCCGGCATTTGTTCAGCCGGCGGAGAGGCTGTGCTTCTGGGAGTTGTTCCTACACCAGCCGTGGCCTATTTGACCTGCAAACATGGGGCGCAGGCCGGTGTAGTTATTTCGGCGTCACATAATCCTTATCCTGATAACGGTATTAAATTTTTTGCCGGTACCGGTTATAAACTACCTGACGCTGTTGAAGATGAACTGGAAAAGCTGGTTAATGCCCAGTCTGACGCTATGCCTCGTCCTACCGCTGACGGTGTAGGTTTTATTACCAGAAAACACGACTTACTGGACGAATATGTAGATTATGTTGTCGGCACTGTCAATACCACGTTAAGCGGGATGAAAATTGTCGTAGATTGCGCCAACGGCGCCGCTTATGAGGCTGCTCCCGCCGCCCTGAAAAAACTGGGGGCGGATGTTGTCGTACTTAATGACCGGCCTGACGGGATCAACATTAATGCCGGCTGCGGTTCGACCCATCTTGAACAGCTGCAGAGTGCGGTAGTTCAGCATAACGCCGACTTGGGCCTGGCTCATGACGGTGACGCCGACCGCTGTCTGGCTGTTGACGAAACCGGTGATAGTGTTGATGGTGATCAAATTATGCTTATTTGCGCACTGGAAATGCTCAAACAAAACACATTGACTGACAACACACTGGTAGCCACAGTCATGAGCAATCTGGGGTTGCATCAGGCAATAAAAAATGCCGGCGGCAAAGTTCTTGTTACACCGGTAGGCGACCGCTACGTTCTTGAGGCCATGCTTAAGCATAACCTGGTATTAGGTGGCGAACAATCAGGTCACATCATCTTCAGTCATCACAGCACTACAGGTGACGGTCTGATTACCGCCCTTAAACTGGCCGCGGCCTTAAAGCAAAGCGGTAAAAAAATGTCGGCGTTAGCCAAAGTCATGACAAAATTCCCGCAGCTTCTGGTCAACGTCCGGGTTAACAGCAAACAAGGCTGGCAAGATAACGCGAAGATAGCTGCTGCCATCAAAGCCGGTGAAGATGAATTAGGCGACAATGGCCGGATACTGGTACGGCCTTCAGGCACTGAACCACTGATCCGGGTAATGGCAGAAGGTCCGTCTTTACCTGACCTTGAACGTATTGTCGGCAATATTGCCGGCATAATCAAACAGGAACAGGCCTAGGTGGTTATTGACCAATTGGGTAATTTGTATTAAAATAAAGTAATATATGTCGAAGGAGCACTATTTGGTGCTCCTTTGCATATGTATGGTTATTAATAGGAGGTGGGAATGACAGCATAACTAAGGATAATAACTACCCTTATAACAAAAACTAATGAAAAAAGCGCTGGTGCTTGGTTTGTCCAAGCAGACGAGGTAGAGGTTTATCGAGCAGTCAGCGGATGCCTCTCGGCTGCTGCAGCCGTAAGCTTGCCGACAAAACCGCAGGGTGACCTGGGGGACAAAACGGCGGCGGCAGAATGACGCAGTACGGGATTGCGTTTGGTATTCGCAGTCGCAGATTTGGGCTTTTAAGTATTGATATTTTAGGAGGATAAATATATATGTGTGGTATTGTTGGCTATATCGGTCCTGGTCAGGCCGCGCCCTTTTTGTTGGAAGGCTTAAGCAAACTTGAATACCGGGGCTATGATTCGGCCGGTATTGCCGTATTTGACGGCAATAAAATAAATGTTGACAAAAGTGTGGGCCGGTTGAGTGTGCTTGCCAAAAAAGTAGAAATCCATCCCCTTCAAGGTAATCTTGGCATCGGCCATACCCGCTGGGCAACTCATGGCCGCCCTTCTGACGCCAACTCTCATCCCCATACTGATTGCACCGGTAAATTTGTTGTTGTCCATAACGGTATCATTGAGAATTACCTGCACCTTAAAGAGCAGCTTATTGCCAAAGGTCATAAATTTACTTCAGAGACCGATACTGAAGTAGTGGCCCATTTGCTTGAGGAATGCTACGAAGGCGATTTTGAAGCAGCGGTAAAGAAAGTGCTGGAAAAAATCGAAGGCTCTTACGCGCTGGTATTTATGAGCCAGGATGATCCTGACAAACTGATCTGCACCAAGCAGGATAATCCATTGGTTATCGGCCTGGGCGATGGTGAAAACTTTATTGCCTCCGATATCCCGGCAATTATCAGCCGTACCCGTAAGACCTATATTTTAAGTGACGGTGAAATGGCCATTGTTACCAAAGACTCGGTGTGGGTTATGAACCGCCAGGGAGTACCGGTAACCAAAAAAGTATTTGAAGTAAACTGGGATGCGGAAGCAGCCGAACGAGGCGGTTATGAGCATTTCATGATAAAAGAAATTTATGAACAGCCAAAGGCTGTCCGTGAAACCATGACCGGCCGCCTGGCTAAAGATGGCAGCGGAATAAACTTTGACGAACTTAAATGGACCAAAGAGGATATTGGCGCAATTAAAAAAGTCGCCGTTGTGGCGTGCGGTACGGCCTACCATGCCGGCATTGTCGGTAAATACCTTATTGAAAACCTGGCCCGCGTTCCGGTAGAGGTCGATGTTGCCTCAGAGTTCCGTTATCGTTCACCACTTATTGATGACCAGACTTTAACCATTGTGATTAGTCAGTCAGGAGAAACACTGGATACTTTGGCTGCACTGAAAGAAGCGAAAAACTTAGGCGCCAGGACATTGGCGATTACCAACGTTGTCGGCTCGTCCATTGCCCGGGAATCCGACCAGGTTATTTATACCTGGGCCGGTCCCGAAATTGCCGTAGCTTCAACCAAAGCGTACACAACTCAGCTTGTCGTCATGGCGATGCTGGCAATCTATATGGGTTCTATCAAAGGCACTCTGACGCCGGCAAAAGTGGGCGAATTGTGCCAGGAACTCCGTGATTTGCCCAACCAAGTCCATGAGCTTCTGGAAGATGTTGAACCTATAAAAACTTTTGCCCAGCGCTACGGATTCAATGAGGACGTATTTTTCATCGGACGTTCGCTCGACTACGCTGTAGCGCTGGAAGGCTCGCTCAAACTAAAAGAAATTTCCTATATTCACGCCGAAGCCTATGCTGCCGGCGAACTCAAGCACGGCACTTTGGCCCTTATCATCGAAGGCGTGCCGGTTATTGCGCTGGCAACGCAGTCTGATGTCTACGAGAAAATGTTGAGTAACATCAAGGAAGTTAAAGCCCGTGACGCCGTCGTCATCGGTATTGGCCTTAAAGGCGACAAAGAAATCGAAAAATACGTCGACCATACTATCTATATCCCGGCCACCAATAAATTCCTCACCCCCATATTATCAGTAATTCCCCTCCAACTCTTAGCCTATTATGCTGCCGTAACCCGCGGCTGCGATGTCGATAAGCCCCGTAACCTGGCCAAGAGCGTGACGGTAGAGTAGTACAGGAAGTATTGAGCGATTTTTGTAGATTTAAAATAATAACTGTATTTTTAAAAATGCCTTTCTAATTTTAAACTTCCTTGATGTCATCGAATTTTAGACGTACTACTCAGACGAGGGGTGATTTCACTCCTCGTTTTTTTCATAAGATAAGAAAGTATAAGATTTGAGGGGTTACCAGTCGGTAGCCCTTTTTTGAGCAGTGCGGTATTGTAAAGTTATGGATAATAATATTCTGCGTCGAATCTTCTTTGACCAATATAAGAGTTGGGAGCGGTTCAACGCTAAATATGGATCTCGCATCCGTAAGGTGGCCGAAAAGGAAATCGAGAAATTTCATCATTGTGTTGTGGCAATCCACGAAATGGCTTTAGACTGCTAGTGTGTGAAGGATGACATAGTATTCGTCGAGTGCCCTATCGGTGCAAAAGCCGGTTTTGCACTACTTGTTCCTGCGGTGAAACCGAGGAATGGGGACGCATCATGGCGACAGAAGTTATCCAAGTAACCCATCGGCATGTAGTATTTATGATAGATGAAGGATTACGAGAGATATTTGCACGATATCGCTGAATTTATGGACGAAGCAGTACCGATTGTTCAAGAGTATTTTAAAAAGAAA is a window of Sporomusaceae bacterium ACPt DNA encoding:
- the argH gene encoding Argininosuccinate lyase, with product MSKLWGGRFAKNTDVMVEEFTSSISFDSRLYRQDIAGSIAHAKMLAQCGIISQEDATLIIDGLNGILADIEAGKFSFEVALEDIHMNIEKRLTERIGAAGGRLHTARSRNDQVALDTHMYVREQVAEIAKLLFDLEQAVIDTAERYPDVIMPGYTHLQRAQPILFAHHMMAYFFMFERDFRRLSGVWESADIMPLGAGALAGTTFPIDREFVARELKFSRIYENSLDAVSDRDYILEFLSFASILMMHLSRLSEEIILWSSTEFSFIELDDAHCTGSSIMPQKKNPDVAELVRGKAGRVFGHLMAMLTVAKGLPLAYNKDLQEDKEGLFDTIDTVKFSLTVYAAMLRGMRVNGGIMRQALKTDFSNATDMADYLVKKGLPFRQAHEVVGKCVAYCLGKQKTLTDLTLQEFQQFSPLFASDILDAITVETCVASRNSLGGTSPIQVGQAVTVARSIMDKQQKRLDMYTKITL
- the ilvK gene encoding Branched-chain-amino-acid aminotransferase 2, translating into MTDIAVTLADKRGTLSSDDKLGFGKIFTDHMFVMDYVTGKGWHNPRIVPYGNIDISPAAMVLHYGQAIFEGMKAFRTEDNRVVMYRPLDHLKRFNNSADILSIPLMDLDLVHEGLRKLIEIDKRWVPQSLGTSLYIRPFVISVDPYVGVKVADQYTMYIILSPVGAYYASGFKPVKIKVEEHYVRAVKGGLGEAKTPANYAASLKASEEAKKEGFTQVLWLDAIEQKYIEEVGTMNIFFKIDDEIITPALNGSILNGITRRSVIEVAKDWGMKVTERRISIDEVFEAHERGHLQEVFGSGTAAVISPVGELSWKGKRIIVNNNQTGETSQKLFDCITGIQQGRVADKFGWVEEVTKL
- the cdaA gene encoding Cyclic di-AMP synthase CdaA, translating into MLLQIRGIISTISFLDIIDIVIVAYFLYKFYFMIKDTRAVALLKGLVVLLLATLVSKWLGLNVINWLLQKTMTVVLVALPVVFQPELRRALEQLGRGRFFRDGALLNAEEKETLFEELARTVTGLSKNKIGALMVLERETGLNDYIETGIKVDGLVSSEFLINIFIPNTPLHDGAVIIRGNRVQAAGCLLPLSDDRSLNKELGTRHRAAIGISEQTDAVVIVVSEETGIISLARGGRLHRYLDAEKLKEHLAPLFVAKTSSLSDLFSWRPS
- the cdaR_1 gene encoding CdaA regulatory protein CdaR; translation: MLDKFFKMPGKTKNITPKILAVILAVVLWLYVMNEQNPPIESSFTIPLEVRNAATTFVISEMPETARIKVRGPRSTVAGLLTQDLKAYVDVKGLSEGRHNVKVNAALPPNLELIEINPEKVQLRLDTIISRNVAVAVRLTGTPAKAATVSKVASANEQVTIEGPKNVVDTVEKVAAAVDLSGKNADFTIDAPLIPVNREGKEVEGLTIYPEKTRVMVSLVSGTNKKLLDVKPVTQGQLPQDLVIKSIVTQPDKVEIKETVPGKGVDKLEAIYTEPINLNDISKDTSREVKIQLPQGLTATPTTVTVTIKVGPR
- the glmM gene encoding Phosphoglucosamine mutase, which produces MGRLFGTDGVRGLANAELTPELAFKLGRAATYYFGREHNRPVFYIGRDTRISGHMLEASLAAGICSAGGEAVLLGVVPTPAVAYLTCKHGAQAGVVISASHNPYPDNGIKFFAGTGYKLPDAVEDELEKLVNAQSDAMPRPTADGVGFITRKHDLLDEYVDYVVGTVNTTLSGMKIVVDCANGAAYEAAPAALKKLGADVVVLNDRPDGININAGCGSTHLEQLQSAVVQHNADLGLAHDGDADRCLAVDETGDSVDGDQIMLICALEMLKQNTLTDNTLVATVMSNLGLHQAIKNAGGKVLVTPVGDRYVLEAMLKHNLVLGGEQSGHIIFSHHSTTGDGLITALKLAAALKQSGKKMSALAKVMTKFPQLLVNVRVNSKQGWQDNAKIAAAIKAGEDELGDNGRILVRPSGTEPLIRVMAEGPSLPDLERIVGNIAGIIKQEQA
- the glmS_1 gene encoding Glutamine--fructose-6-phosphate aminotransferase [isomerizing], producing MCGIVGYIGPGQAAPFLLEGLSKLEYRGYDSAGIAVFDGNKINVDKSVGRLSVLAKKVEIHPLQGNLGIGHTRWATHGRPSDANSHPHTDCTGKFVVVHNGIIENYLHLKEQLIAKGHKFTSETDTEVVAHLLEECYEGDFEAAVKKVLEKIEGSYALVFMSQDDPDKLICTKQDNPLVIGLGDGENFIASDIPAIISRTRKTYILSDGEMAIVTKDSVWVMNRQGVPVTKKVFEVNWDAEAAERGGYEHFMIKEIYEQPKAVRETMTGRLAKDGSGINFDELKWTKEDIGAIKKVAVVACGTAYHAGIVGKYLIENLARVPVEVDVASEFRYRSPLIDDQTLTIVISQSGETLDTLAALKEAKNLGARTLAITNVVGSSIARESDQVIYTWAGPEIAVASTKAYTTQLVVMAMLAIYMGSIKGTLTPAKVGELCQELRDLPNQVHELLEDVEPIKTFAQRYGFNEDVFFIGRSLDYAVALEGSLKLKEISYIHAEAYAAGELKHGTLALIIEGVPVIALATQSDVYEKMLSNIKEVKARDAVVIGIGLKGDKEIEKYVDHTIYIPATNKFLTPILSVIPLQLLAYYAAVTRGCDVDKPRNLAKSVTVE